In Mauremys mutica isolate MM-2020 ecotype Southern chromosome 16, ASM2049712v1, whole genome shotgun sequence, one DNA window encodes the following:
- the NOC4L gene encoding nucleolar complex protein 4 homolog, producing MAQPGQSAAAALASSLESVLRSRGSANRVFEILELLQVDEEDVVLCAIRTCSRLFGALLERGELFVGQLPEEETPLADNYNAEDKYKIWMRHRYNSCVNCLVELMGHESFQVKELSLATLMKFVELEGKYPLVKAEWKGSFSFPRELLKLVVENLIPCEEDSSLLISRFQEYLEYDDIRYFVMKAVAENIGQVMQKTKEVPLPVYQQNVFSLISSISMPSQENEVVNFMVKQANQEEWKVSKLKEHKRAFERMWLGFLKHKLPTGLYKKVLVILHDSILPHLNEPTLMIDFLTVAYDIGGAISLLALNGLFVLIHQHNLEYPDFYKKLYSLLDPSIYHVKYRARFFHLADLFLSSSHLPAYLVAAFIKRLSRLALTAPPQALLMVIPFICNLFRRHPACKVLVHKPGGPEDLSEDPYIMDEEEPSESRALESSLWELQTLQSHYHPDVAQAAAVVNQSLSELEDDVSELLELSAYELFDRELKKKATSVPLEFEPVRGLFGKKDDLFAEHFALE from the exons ATGGCGCAGCCCGGGCAGAGCGCGGCCGCCGCGCTGGCCTCCAGCCTGGAGTCGGTGCTGCGGAGCCGGGGCAGCGCCAACCGCGTCTTCGAGAtcctggagctgctgcag GTGGACGAGGAGGATGTTGTCCTTTGTGCCATCAGAACCTGCAGCCGGCTGTTCGGGGCGCTGCTGGAGCGGGGGGAGCTGTTCGTAGGCCAGCTGCCGGAAGAAGAGACCCCTCTTGCAG ATAACTATAATGCAGAAGACAAATACAAAATATGGATGAGGCATCGTTATAACAGTTGTGTCAACTGCTTGGTGGAGCTGATGGGCCATGAGTCTTTTCAGGTCAAG GAATTATCACTCGCTACCCTCATGAAGTTTGTTGAGTTGGAAGGGAAATACCCTTTGGTCAAAGCAGAATGGAAGGGGAGTTTCAGTTTCCCTCGTGAGCTTTTAAAA TTAGTTGTGGAGAACTTAATCCCATGTGAAGAGGACTCTTCGCTCCTGATTTCACGTTTCCAAGAATACCTGGAGTATGATGACATTCGGTACTTTGTGATGAAGGCTGTCGCTGAAAATATTGGGCAAGTCATGCAGAAGACAAAAGAG GTTCCGCTTCCAGTTTACCAACAGAATGTATTTTCCCTCATTTCATCAATTAGCATGCCAAGCCAAGAGAATGAGGTGGTCAATTTCATGGTAAAGCAAG CTAATCAGGAAGAATGGAAGGTATCAAAGCTAAAG GAGCATAAACGGGCTTTTGAAAGGATGTGGCTTGGCTTTCTTAAACACAAG CTACCCACCGGCCTTTACAAAAAGGTTCTTGTAATTTTGCACGACTCTATCCTGCCTCACCTGAATGAACCCACCCTTATGATAGACTTCCTGACAGTCGCCTATGACATAG GTGGAGCAATCAGTCTTCTAGCCTTGAATGGGTTATTTGTTCTGATTCATCAGCATAACCT GGAATACCCCGACTTTTACAAAAAGCTGTACAGCCTCTTAGACCCCTCCATATACCACGTGAAGTACCGAGCCCGGTTTTTCCATTTAGCGGATTTATTTTTGTCTTCATC GCACTTGCCAGCATACCTGGTGGCAGCGTTCATAAAGCGCCTCTCTAGGTTGGCCCTCACCGCTCCGCCCCAGGCTTTGCTCATGGTCATTCCCTTCATCTGCAATCTTTTCCGGAGGCACCCAGCTTGCAAGGTTCTTGTGCACAAACCCGGCGGACCTGAAG atCTGTCAGAAGATCCATACATTATGGACGAGGAAGAGCCATCcgaaagcagggctttggagagCTCGCTGTGGGAGCTACAG ACCCTTCAGAGCCACTATCACCCTGATGTGGCCCAAGCCGCTGCCGTTGTGAACCAGTCGCTGTCTGAACTAGAGGACGACGTATCGGAGCTCCTGGAGCTATCTGCCTACGAG CTTTTCGATAGAGAGCTAAAGAAAAAAGCCACCAGCGTGCCCCTGGAGTTTGAACCAGTGAGAGGATTGTTTGGCAAGAAGGACGATCTCTTTGCAGAGCATTTTGCGCTGGAATGA